Proteins encoded within one genomic window of Ursus arctos isolate Adak ecotype North America unplaced genomic scaffold, UrsArc2.0 scaffold_9, whole genome shotgun sequence:
- the AASDH gene encoding beta-alanine-activating enzyme isoform X7 codes for MTVPLGIMRATGDLVMVKDGEMFFLGRKDSQIKRHGKRLNIELVQQVAEGLQQVESCAVTWYNQEKLILFMVSKNDLVKEYIFKELQKHLPSHAIPDEILLIDSLPFTSHGKIDVSELNKIYLNDLNLKSECKLNGKEELWEKLQYLWKSILNHSEDPLKVPDESLFLNSGGDSLKSIRLLNEIEKLVGTSVPGLLEIILSSPILEIYNHVLQTVFPDEDLVFSKNYAVKRKFNDVNQEETSGKSLRQKSVMMLSCDDELTAFTAVSRGSQILSPNTKFLTKLGLCSSAHSSDLMSQTNIQNVESLNPPALIRKSKDPSCVAEVSEEGTCVLAAKKMELHVRWRSDTGKCVDASPLVVIPAVDKSSATVYIGSHSHRMVAVDLYSGKVKWEQILGDRIESSACVSKCGNFIVVGCYNGLVYVLKSNSGEKYWTFPTEDAVKSSAAMDPTTGLIYIGSHDQRAYALDIYEKKCVWKLKCGGTVFSSPCLSLIPHHLYVATLGGHLLAINPATGNRVWEHCCGKPLFSSPRCCLQYVCIGCVDGNLLCFTHFGEQVWQFSTSEPIFSSPCTSASEQEIFFCSHDCFIYCCNVKGHLQWKFGTTSQVYATPFAFRYQEGSSEMLLAAASTDGKLWILESKSGQLQSVSELPGEVFSSPVVWESMLIIGCRNNYVYCLDLSGGYQI; via the exons ATGACAGTACCACTTGGCATAATGCGAGCCACGGGAGACTTGGTGATGGTGAAAGATGGAGAGATGTTTTTCTTGGGACGAAAGGACAGTCAGATCAAACGACATGGCAAACGTCTTAACATTGAACTTGTGCAACAG GTTGCTGAAGGACTTCAGCAAGTGGAGTCTTGTGCAGTTACATGGTATAATCAGGAAAAATTAATTCTGTTCATGGTGTCCAAAAACGATTTGGTAAAGGAATACATCTTTAAAGAACTGCAGAAACATCTTCCAAGTCATGCAATCCCGGATGAAATTTTGTTGATCGATTCTCTACCATTTACATCTCATG gcaAAATTGATGTTTCAGAGTTAAACaagatatatttaaatgatttaaactTGAAGTCTGAGTGCAAACTTAATGGAAAAGAGGAACTTTGGGAAAAATTACAGTATTTGTGGAAG tCTATTCTGAATCACTCAGAAGATCCTTTGAAGGTTCCTGATGAGTCACTCTTCTTAAATAGTGGTGGAGATTCCTTAAAGTCTATACGGCTCCTCAATGAGATTGAGAAACTAGTTGGCACATCAGTACCTGGACTTCTGGAAATTATTCTTAGCAGCCCCATTTTAGAGATTTACAATCATGTCCTTCAAACAGTGTTTCCAGATGAAGATCTGGTATTTAGCAAGAATTATGCCGTGAAAAGAAAATTCAACGACGTTAATCAAGAAGAAACCAGTGGAAAATCTTTACGTCAGAAATCTGTCATGATGTTAAGTTGTGACGATGAGCTAACTGCTTTTActgcagtgagcagagggagtCAGATTTTGTCACCGAATACTAAGTTTTTAACTAAGTTAGGACTTTGCTCTTCAGCCCATTCTTCTGATTTAATGTCACAGACTAATATTCAAAATGTGGAAAGCTTAAATCCTCCAGCTCTTATTAGGAAGTCAAAAGATCCATCCTGTGTTGCAGAAGTTTCTGAAGAGGGAACATGTGTGCTAGCAGCCAAGAAGATGGAGCTACATGTGAGGTGGAGGTCAGACACGGGCAAATGTGTGGATGCTTCGCCTCTAGTTGTGATCCCTGCTGTTGACAAGTCATCCGCAACTGTGTACATTGGCTCCCATTCTCACAGAATGGTTGCAGTTGACCTTTACTCTGGAAAGGTGAAATGGGAACAGATTTTGGGAGATCGAATTGAATCCTCAGCATGTGTATCTAAGTGTGGAAACTTTATTGTAGTGG GCTGTTATAATGGGTTGGTTTATGTTCTGAAAAGTAATAGTGGAGAAAAATACTGGACGTTTCCTACTGAGGATGCTGTCAAAAGCTCAGCAGCCATGGACCCAACCACAGGACTCATCTACATTGGATCTCACGACCAGCGTGCATACGCTTTGGATATTTAT GAAAAGAAGTGTGTTTGGAAGTTAAAATGTGGAGGAACTGTCTTTTCTTCCCCTTGTTTGAGCCTGATTCCACATCATTTATATGTGGCTACGCTGGGAGGACATTTACTGGCTATAAATCCT GCCACTGGGAACAGAGTTTGGGAACATTGCTGTGGAAAGCCGCTCTTCTCTTCTCCACGGTGTTGCCTGCAGTACGTTTGTATTGGCTGTGTGGATGGGAATTTACTCTGCTTTACTCACTTTGGAGAACAG GTTTGGCAGTTCTCTACCAGTGAACCAATCTTTTCATCCCCGTGTACCTCAGCATCGgagcaagaaatatttttctgttcccATGATTGCTTTATCTACTGTTGTAATGTGAAAGGTCACCTCCAGTGGAAGTTTGGAACCACCTCCCAGGTGTATGCAACACCGTTTGCTTTCCGTTACCAAGAAGGCAGCAGTGAAATGTTGCTGGCAGCAGCATCTACCGATGGGAAACTGTGGATCTTGGAATCTAAGAGTGGACAACTGCAAAGTGTGTCTGAACTTCCTGGGGaagttttctcttctcctgtgGTCTGGGAATCAATGCTTATTATTGGATGTAGGAATAATTATGTTTATTGTCTGGATTTGTCAGGTGGCTATCAAATATAA